The genomic stretch CATGCCGGGGCATCGTTTCTGAAATGACCCTCGTGTGGGGAATCATCAGTGCAGGCCTGCATGGACCACCATAGTAGTAGTACAACTGAATTAAGCGCTAAAAATAACAGTAAGCACCAGCAAAGCTTTGTTTTGTCAGGAAACACAAACCCTGTGCCTTCTCCATGCTGGTTTCTGGTACATGTGATTGATGCCGAGGACTTTGCGGTCAATGTAACCTACAGCGTTGCAAGGAGGGTCTAATATCCCCCTTGTACCACACGTCACCTAAACATCAGTGAACACTGCAGATGAGTTGTAGTATTTcagaaaattaaaaagaaatggTAATTACTAATTAGCTAACTTTTGAAGCTCGAGAAATAAAGTCCACAATCACAGACTGGAGGAAGCACGTACCGTCAACACTTTCCCGTAGTTTGGGCTGTCAACATTGCGCACTCTGAACTCCCAATCAGGAACGTAAATCCCATAGACAAGGGCCAGGTAGATCACTAGGATGCAGCATGCAACAATCCTTGCAAATGGACACAGCACAGCACACTGTTAGCGTGTTTAAATGAAAATTTCGGAACTTGAAAGAAAACCAAACCTCGCATACCATTGAGAAAGATACATTCTGAATATAGAGAAACCTGAACTTGACTGATCCTGAATCTTTGCATCTTTTGTGACAATCTCTAGAACTGCAACCACCAAATACGCAAGAGCGATCCTCTGCAGGAGCAAAAACCAAATTATTTTGGATAGCACACATCCCcccatttttttttctcaggCTCAGAGACGAGGAAAAAATTACTAGTATTCAGATTTGTACCTGGAGGATTCCACCCCATCTTACGTGCTTCATGTCGACTCCATAAGTCAGTTCGTCCGGAGCATGGGAGTAACGGCCTGAACACAAAACACATTCACCATTTGCTAATCAGCTTTGTTGCACGAGCCTATAGACTTGCAAAGCACATTCATTCACGATTCGAAGCAGGATAACCTTGCAACAGGATGCCCCAGAAGAGCAGCTTCAGTGTTCTTATGACTACTCTTCTCACGGCTCGGCCACGGTCTGGGATCCTCTGTTACATTCGTGATTTGTCCCAAGACAAGAAAAAGGTTAGGCCAACGAATACGAAACAGTGACAACAGTCAGCAGCTTTCAGTTGATCGGTGTCGAATTCAGACTTGATGCGGACAGGGATGAACGTGAGACGAACAACATGGATGGgatggacggacggacggacctTGAGGGAGAGGGGAATGGCCATGCCGACGATGAAGAGGAAGAAGGGCATGACGAAGTCGGCGAGGTTGCAGCCATTCCACGGCGCGTGCCCGATGACCGGCCACTCGCCGCCGGCTCCGTCCACCAGTATCATCAGCTGCACATAAACGACACTGAACACTGCTGGCAAGTGACAGACAACTCAGCATTCAGACCATTCAGAGGCACCCAGATTTCCAATACGAATTCTCAATTtatgatttccaaacatttgtaTCTCCACCGCTCAATTCGTGGCTTGCAATTGTGAACAATTTCAGAAACCTTGCTTTGCTTCCCACTGCTGCGGTGCTGCCAATAACTTGGCTGCCATGAGCCATGAGAGAGGTGTACTTACCGCGACGGTGAGGCCGCGGAAGACGTCGAGGGAAGCAACCCGCCTGCTCCGGCGAGGCGCCTTCTCGTTGTCATCGGCTTCATCCGTCCCCGGACCGCCGCGACGGGCGGGGTCCTCCTCCGCGACGTCGCCGTGCGGCTTGAGCTCAACCACCTTGCTGCTGCTCCCGTCCATGGACGCTCGTGGAAGTAGACAATCTGCGTGACGCAGACGGGTCACGGACTCACGAGTGGTATATTTGGATAAGAGAGGAGGACTGGAGGAGGATTCCGATTCCTTGAAGCAAGCAATCAGCCGCAGATCAGCTGGTCGCCTACGAATGTTGCTGCTCGTGCTGGTTCTCACTCTCACACGGCGAATGATTGAACCCACTGGGCACTTTGGCAGTGACAGGCCGGGGAACGAACGAAACGAACGTGCCTCGGTGTTTTACTCCTAAGGCCTtccgaaattttttttgaagcacttttgtttttatttgacaaatattgtccaatcataaactaactaggatcaaaagattcgtctcgcgatctacagataaactgtgtaattagtttttgttttcatttatatttaatggttcatacatgtgctgcaaaattcgatgtgacggagaatcttaaaaactttttgaatttcggggtgAAGGCACAAGTTTTTTTCTCATCTTTTGGAAGATTGCTCGGCAAGGACAATTATGACGTCGTTTTCAGATGGATGCGACAGGTTTGAGGACTGAGAGAAGCTTGGGTGTTCGGTTGCTTTGCTGGATGAGCGTGAGCTGAGTGAGTGCCCATCTCAGTCTCTGACCCCATCTTAAACCACGGGTAAGTTTATTTTGCCCTtgagggcatatgccctcactctcccacccattggattcgctttgagaagtgtaCAAACACACATCGTAAGAGagtgagggcatatgccctTAAGGGGAAAAAAACCGCGTCAAACCACACATAGGAGTATAGGACTACAGGAGACCTCCGTTGCCTAGACGCTGAAAGTTGAGCGAACATTGGACAAACATAATTCCGGCCTGTCTATTTCTGAACCTGAATTTTCGCCCTGTTCATATCCGCTTCTCCTCTATGAGTCTATGTGTTCAGATTCAGACTCTTTTTAAGTTTTACTTCACGTTATCACACAACACACCAGTAAGCCATGTGAATTGATATGTTATTACTTGTGTAACACAAAGGGATGGATAAACAGAAGTAACCATGCGAGATAGCATGGAGTAGAAACAAACAAATGAGCAATGAAACAAACAACAGAACTCGGCCgctacagcagcagcagcagcgacaaaCTAGCAAAAAGGCTAGGCTAGTTCAGTCACTCACTCTGACTCACGCAGCGCTACATTTTCTGATTCTGAACCGAACCGGACGACGAGCTCAAACAACGCAGCAAAGCACGCGTGGCTactacgaggaggaggaggcggtgatCTTAGCGACGGCCACCGCGGAGATGGGCGGGAGGCTGAGCGAGCAGAGGCTCTCCCAGGACGCGGCCGCGTCGTCCTCCTGGCCACTGGCGGCGGCATCCTTGGCGAACGCCGCGTGCATCGACGAAACCACGCCGCGGGCGGCCTCCCTCGCCTCCGGTAGACGGTCGTTCAGCAGCTCCGCCGCCACCTGCAGCAGAGCTGACATCCCGAACTCCTTCATCGCCTCGATGTCCTGCGCACACGCCAACAAACGGAATTCTGAGTCTCTGAAATCGAGCGATATATACTGAACagagcagcagctgctgcgcGTGGCGTGGCCTACCATCCGGGCGGCGCAGTGGGAGATGGCGACGGCGGCCTTGGCCCTGACCCTAAGGTTGGCGTGGTGGACGTACGCCTTGAGCTTCTtcagcagcggcagcggcggcatcGACGCCGCCATCGCGCGCATCGCCTTCTCGGCCTCCTCGCACACGAATCGCTTGTCCTGGGACGCCTTCAGCAGGAGCTGGAGCAGCTGCCGACGGAGACGAAATCAGTCAGTCAGCTGCTGCGAGCTGGGATCTGTAACTGTCCCTTGAGGGTGGGGGTGCGAGCGCGACACGGCACATACCAGCTTGTCGAAGGCGTCGTCGGAGACGGAGGAGAGGAGGTTGCCGAAGGAGCTGAAGATGTCGGCGCAGGCCATGATGGACGTCTTGAGCACCGCGCTGCGGGGGCTCTTCATCGTCTTCACGACCGCCAGCACCACCTTCTCTCTGCCGCCGGATCAGCCACGCGAATTAACAAAACGTGTGAGAAAAAAAAGGTCCCGAAATCGAAATCGGACGAGAATGTAACAACAGCAAATCAAACTTACAGGATCGGGTTGAGGAGCGCGGGGTGGTGGATCGCGAGGCGGCGCGCGTCGTTAAGCGCCTCGCAGGTCTTGACCCAGTCCTTGGAGTCCAGGTCCGCGACCAGCCCCGCGGCCTTGGCCTTGgggctggccgccgccgccagctccTCCGACGGGATGTACTCCACGGCCTGCTCCGCCGCCGCGGTCGTGGCCCTGGGCGCCGAGTTCTCGTCGTTccccttctttttcttcttgtcgCCGCTCCCGGGCGAGGTGGccttgacggcggcggcggcggcggggacgcCCACCTTAGCCACCTTCTTGGGCCGCTCCTCGACGGCGGCGGGCATCGTGTTGTCGAGCGCGCGGAGGGCCATGGATCGCTGTCGCTGGTCGCGCTCGCTCGCTGGAGTCGGactcggaggcggaggcggttgCGGGAATGGTGCTCGAggatgggcggcggcggcggagattGATGCTTGTGGAGAATGGGGAATGAAAGGAGATGAGGCGGAGTTG from Sorghum bicolor cultivar BTx623 chromosome 3, Sorghum_bicolor_NCBIv3, whole genome shotgun sequence encodes the following:
- the LOC8057796 gene encoding uncharacterized protein LOC8057796, whose amino-acid sequence is MALRALDNTMPAAVEERPKKVAKVGVPAAAAAVKATSPGSGDKKKKKGNDENSAPRATTAAAEQAVEYIPSEELAAAASPKAKAAGLVADLDSKDWVKTCEALNDARRLAIHHPALLNPILEKVVLAVVKTMKSPRSAVLKTSIMACADIFSSFGNLLSSVSDDAFDKLLLQLLLKASQDKRFVCEEAEKAMRAMAASMPPLPLLKKLKAYVHHANLRVRAKAAVAISHCAARMDIEAMKEFGMSALLQVAAELLNDRLPEAREAARGVVSSMHAAFAKDAAASGQEDDAAASWESLCSLSLPPISAVAVAKITASSSSYGRARSFRSFPGLSLPKCPVGSIIRRVRVRTSTSSNIRRRPADLRLIACFKESESSSSPPLLSKYTTRESVTRLRHADCLLPRASMDGSSSKVVELKPHGDVAEEDPARRGGPGTDEADDNEKAPRRSRRVASLDVFRGLTVALMILVDGAGGEWPVIGHAPWNGCNLADFVMPFFLFIVGMAIPLSLKRIPDRGRAVRRVVIRTLKLLFWGILLQGRYSHAPDELTYGVDMKHVRWGGILQRIALAYLVVAVLEIVTKDAKIQDQSSSGFSIFRMYLSQWIVACCILVIYLALVYGIYVPDWEFRVRNVDSPNYGKVLTVTCGTRGILDPPCNAVGYIDRKVLGINHMYQKPAWRRHRACTDDSPHEGHFRNDAPAWCVAPFEPEGILSSLSAVLSTIIGVHYGHVLVHMKSHTDRLRQWVTMGICLLVLGIILHFSHAIPLNKQLYTFSYICVTAGAAGVVFSVLYFLVDIVSLRYVFAPLQWIGMNAMLVYVMAAEGIFEGFLNGWYYEGTNNTLVYWVRKHVFVKVWHSTRVGILLYVLFAQILFWSLVSGVLHRAGLYWKL